One window of Nostoc sp. C052 genomic DNA carries:
- a CDS encoding DUF2808 domain-containing protein codes for MRVATLFGITLSLAIGIGEVTLPMTQAVQLRDGLVYFVQPPKLVNATTTYKEVNVWGATYYFTINVPENAGESLQKVTIAQKEGSENIRYNLDDTRAFIGTRDACGGLCLRKETQLKLGSVTNDRNTRTVSVNFDPPVTPGQTITIALRPVSNPSFSGVYLLGVTAFPVGEKSHGQFLGFGRFQFYSNGRGWWFP; via the coding sequence ATGCGCGTTGCAACTTTGTTTGGAATAACACTCTCGTTAGCAATAGGCATTGGAGAAGTTACGCTTCCGATGACTCAAGCTGTGCAGCTTAGAGATGGCTTAGTCTATTTTGTCCAACCGCCAAAACTTGTTAACGCGACAACTACTTACAAAGAGGTGAATGTTTGGGGCGCAACTTACTATTTCACTATCAATGTGCCAGAGAATGCTGGAGAATCTCTCCAGAAGGTAACGATCGCACAAAAAGAGGGGTCAGAAAACATCCGCTACAATCTTGATGATACCCGTGCATTTATCGGAACACGCGATGCCTGCGGCGGGCTATGCCTACGCAAAGAAACGCAACTGAAGCTAGGCTCAGTTACAAACGACCGCAACACACGCACGGTTTCTGTAAACTTTGACCCGCCTGTAACTCCAGGACAGACAATTACCATCGCTCTCCGTCCTGTAAGTAATCCGAGCTTTTCTGGTGTCTACTTATTGGGTGTCACAGCATTCCCTGTGGGTGAAAAATCTCACGGTCAATTTCTTGGCTTTGGACGGTTTCAGTTTTACAGCAATGGTAGAGGCTGGTGGTTTCCATAG